The Nocardioides humi genome includes a region encoding these proteins:
- the zwf gene encoding glucose-6-phosphate dehydrogenase: protein MTAPDLVLPPCDFTVFGGTGDLALRKLLPGLYEQERRRQLPAGTRIVGVSRSELDDTGYRDLVTQALFDHVAEDHLEAGALHRLTSRLRHLTLDAHSPEDWDRLHGILKSDLVITTGTDTPAPDDRNRVFYLAVASDLFGPICDRLDDLGLVTPQCRVVLEKPIGSDLTSSRRVNDAVGRVFEERQIFRIDHYLGKESVQNLLVTRFANVFLEPIWNSRWVDHVQITVAETLGVGDRGDYYDRAGALRDMVQNHLLQLLCLVAMEPPTHVGGAAEASEDAVRDEKLKVLRALAPLTGREVDRNTVRGQYTSYGAELGHPSTTETFVALRAEVQNWRWAGVPFYLRTGKRMARQESTIEVVFKEPPHAMFPHSDGVTTPNRLTIRMQPDEGMQLHLTAKHPGPGGIRLHPASLDLTYEDAFEERSPEPYERLLMDVMRGIPTLFMRRDEVEAAWGWVEPILAQWQDTALEPVRYHPGTHGPAAAARLLARDRRFWQENADA from the coding sequence GTGACCGCACCCGACCTCGTGCTCCCCCCTTGCGACTTCACCGTCTTCGGCGGCACCGGCGACCTCGCGCTGCGCAAGCTGCTGCCCGGCCTCTACGAGCAGGAGCGCCGGCGCCAGCTGCCCGCCGGCACCCGGATCGTCGGCGTCTCCCGCAGCGAGCTCGACGACACCGGCTACCGCGACCTCGTCACCCAGGCCCTCTTCGACCACGTGGCCGAGGACCACCTCGAGGCCGGCGCTCTGCACCGGCTGACGTCCCGGCTGCGCCACCTCACCCTCGACGCCCACTCCCCCGAGGACTGGGACCGGCTGCACGGGATCTTGAAGAGCGACCTCGTCATCACGACCGGTACCGACACACCGGCCCCGGACGACCGCAACCGGGTCTTCTACCTCGCGGTGGCCTCCGACCTGTTCGGCCCGATCTGCGACCGGCTCGACGACCTCGGCCTGGTGACCCCGCAGTGCCGGGTCGTGCTGGAGAAGCCGATCGGCAGCGACCTGACCTCGTCACGCCGGGTCAACGACGCGGTGGGCCGGGTCTTCGAGGAGCGCCAGATCTTCCGGATCGACCACTACCTCGGCAAGGAGAGCGTGCAGAACCTGCTCGTCACGCGCTTCGCCAACGTCTTCCTCGAGCCGATCTGGAACTCCCGCTGGGTCGACCACGTGCAGATCACGGTGGCCGAGACGCTCGGCGTCGGCGACCGCGGCGACTACTACGACCGCGCCGGCGCGCTGCGCGACATGGTGCAGAACCACCTGCTCCAGCTGCTCTGCCTGGTCGCGATGGAGCCGCCCACCCACGTCGGCGGCGCGGCCGAGGCGTCCGAGGACGCCGTCCGCGACGAGAAGCTCAAGGTGCTGCGTGCCCTCGCGCCGCTCACCGGCCGCGAGGTCGACCGCAACACGGTGCGCGGCCAGTACACGTCGTACGGCGCGGAGCTCGGCCACCCGAGCACGACCGAGACGTTCGTGGCGCTGCGGGCGGAGGTGCAGAACTGGCGCTGGGCGGGTGTGCCGTTCTACCTGCGCACCGGCAAGCGGATGGCGCGGCAGGAGTCCACGATCGAGGTGGTCTTCAAGGAGCCGCCGCACGCGATGTTCCCGCACAGCGACGGTGTGACGACCCCGAACCGGCTGACGATCCGGATGCAGCCCGACGAGGGCATGCAGCTGCACCTCACCGCCAAGCACCCCGGTCCCGGCGGGATCCGGCTGCACCCCGCGTCCCTCGACCTCACCTACGAGGACGCCTTCGAGGAGCGCAGCCCCGAGCCGTACGAGCGACTGCTCATGGATGTCATGCGCGGCATCCCGACGCTGTTCATGCGCCGCGACGAGGTCGAGGCCGCCTGGGGCTGGGTCGAGCCGATCCTCGCCCAGTGGCAGGACACCGCGCTGGAACCCGTCCGTTACCACCCCGGCACCCACGGTCCCGCCGCCGCGGCGAGACTGCTGGCACGGGACCGCCGCTTCTGGCAGGAGAACGCCGATGCCTGA
- a CDS encoding ROK family transcriptional regulator, whose product MTEVRQPVGRDTATAGDLLALVRSGRAATRADLGRLTGLSRTAVVSRVAALGEAGLLRLGAELASTGGRPPGSLELATDAGTVLAVAVGRSRSQVAVFDLGGTELAASAVDHEVGAGPDAVMSVVAGQLTRLLEPGTPPVLGIGMSLPGAVDADRGVSVDTPVMAGWDGVPLAPYLSSVADAPLFLANDADILARSEYLGHATEIRDLLVLKASTGLGLGVLADGRIVSGSRGGAGDLGHTKVPEAAGRPCRCGDVGCLETIAAGWALVARLRAEGRDVEHVRDLVAHALAGDPEAKQLLRESGRMVGEVLAVAINLLNPRAVVLGGDMAAAYDVYAAGVREAVYARSSALATRELQFLPATYGDRAGLVGCAALALDEVLSPAAVDRRLALARDPSYRTGRS is encoded by the coding sequence ATGACGGAGGTACGGCAGCCGGTCGGCCGTGACACGGCGACGGCGGGCGACCTGCTCGCGCTGGTGCGCAGCGGCCGGGCCGCCACCCGGGCCGACCTGGGGCGGCTCACCGGCCTGTCCCGCACCGCCGTCGTCAGCCGGGTGGCCGCGCTCGGCGAGGCCGGGCTGCTGCGGCTCGGCGCCGAGCTCGCCTCCACCGGCGGCCGCCCGCCCGGCAGCCTCGAGCTCGCCACCGACGCCGGCACGGTCCTCGCCGTCGCGGTCGGGCGCTCCCGCTCCCAGGTCGCCGTCTTCGACCTCGGCGGCACCGAGCTGGCCGCCTCCGCCGTCGACCACGAGGTCGGCGCCGGGCCCGACGCCGTGATGTCCGTGGTGGCCGGCCAGCTGACCCGGCTGCTGGAGCCGGGCACGCCGCCGGTGCTCGGCATCGGCATGTCCCTGCCCGGCGCCGTCGACGCCGATCGCGGGGTCAGCGTCGACACGCCGGTGATGGCCGGCTGGGACGGCGTCCCGCTGGCGCCGTACCTCTCCTCGGTGGCGGACGCCCCGCTGTTCCTCGCCAACGACGCCGACATCCTCGCCCGCTCGGAGTACCTCGGCCACGCCACCGAGATCCGCGACCTGCTCGTGCTGAAGGCCTCGACCGGGCTCGGGCTCGGGGTGCTCGCCGACGGCCGGATCGTCAGCGGCTCCCGCGGCGGCGCCGGCGACCTCGGCCACACCAAGGTCCCCGAGGCCGCGGGCCGCCCGTGCCGTTGCGGCGACGTCGGCTGCCTGGAGACGATCGCCGCCGGCTGGGCGCTGGTCGCGCGGCTGCGCGCGGAGGGGCGCGACGTCGAGCACGTCCGCGACCTGGTCGCCCACGCCCTCGCCGGCGATCCCGAGGCCAAGCAGCTGCTGCGCGAGAGCGGCCGGATGGTCGGCGAGGTGCTTGCTGTCGCCATCAACCTGCTCAACCCGCGCGCCGTCGTCCTCGGCGGCGACATGGCCGCGGCCTACGACGTCTACGCCGCCGGCGTGCGCGAGGCCGTCTACGCCCGGTCCTCCGCGCTCGCCACGCGGGAGCTGCAGTTCCTCCCGGCGACGTACGGCGACCGGGCCGGTCTCGTCGGCTGCGCCGCCCTGGCGCTGGACGAGGTGCTCAGCCCGGCCGCGGTCGACCGGCGGCTCGCCCTCGCCCGTGATCCGTCGTACCGGACAGGACGGTCGTGA
- a CDS encoding TIGR03086 family metal-binding protein, translating to MDPLDLGPATTTLRALVASVPDDRLTASTPCTEYSVGDLVDHIGGLAVAFTGAARKEQVPGSEQGGTGDASRLEPGWRDRIDRSLVELAEAWRDPAAYEGETVAGPVEMSGAEAAAVALNEVVVHGWDLATALERPYAARDEDVAACLAFAEPFSTPEAAEFRGDAFGTVLPVAADAQPLVRLLALLGRRA from the coding sequence ATGGATCCTCTCGACCTCGGACCCGCCACGACCACCCTCCGCGCGCTCGTCGCCTCCGTCCCCGACGACCGGCTGACCGCGTCGACCCCGTGCACGGAGTACTCCGTCGGCGACCTCGTCGACCACATCGGCGGGCTGGCTGTCGCGTTCACCGGTGCCGCCCGCAAGGAACAGGTGCCGGGCTCCGAGCAGGGCGGCACCGGCGACGCGTCGCGGCTCGAGCCGGGATGGCGGGACCGGATCGACCGCAGCCTGGTGGAGCTCGCCGAGGCCTGGCGCGACCCGGCGGCGTACGAGGGCGAGACGGTCGCCGGCCCGGTCGAGATGTCCGGCGCCGAGGCGGCGGCGGTCGCGCTCAACGAGGTCGTGGTGCACGGCTGGGACCTGGCCACCGCGCTCGAGCGGCCCTACGCCGCTCGCGACGAGGACGTCGCCGCGTGCCTCGCCTTCGCCGAGCCGTTCTCCACGCCGGAGGCCGCGGAGTTCCGGGGCGACGCCTTCGGCACGGTCCTCCCCGTCGCGGCCGACGCACAGCCGCTGGTCCGGCTGCTCGCGCTCCTCGGCCGCCGGGCCTGA
- a CDS encoding tRNA adenosine deaminase-associated protein codes for MTASGTAIDSVDFALAAYREEGVWQVAELTPDHATDIETLAGALRRFPGDGGAVGLVAVEEDFFVVVRVAGPRTRVMLSDVTAATEWELAAVVVEHLGLPPVEDEDDPEPAGDLELLSDLGVDAMDLAAILDDDELYPDEMLSEIARGLGFGDLFDDAVGLTSA; via the coding sequence ATGACCGCTAGCGGGACGGCCATCGATTCGGTCGACTTCGCCCTTGCCGCCTACCGCGAGGAGGGCGTGTGGCAGGTCGCCGAGCTCACGCCCGACCACGCCACCGACATCGAGACCCTGGCCGGGGCGCTGCGCCGGTTCCCGGGCGACGGCGGTGCCGTCGGGCTGGTGGCCGTCGAGGAGGACTTCTTCGTCGTGGTCAGGGTCGCCGGCCCGCGCACCCGCGTGATGCTGTCCGACGTGACGGCGGCGACCGAGTGGGAGCTGGCGGCCGTCGTCGTCGAGCACCTCGGCCTGCCGCCGGTCGAGGACGAGGACGACCCCGAGCCCGCCGGCGACCTCGAGCTGCTCAGCGACCTCGGCGTCGACGCGATGGACCTCGCCGCCATCCTCGACGACGACGAGCTGTACCCCGACGAGATGCTCTCCGAGATCGCCCGCGGCCTCGGCTTCGGCGACCTCTTCGACGACGCCGTCGGCCTCACCTCCGCGTGA
- a CDS encoding response regulator: protein MSGGRAGSESENRRRLAVVEDHRLQRMRTVEILSAQPGLRVVHACETLDQLVAWMGAVADAGRPHLLVLDLLVDRGPEADPAVVTRLVEEGVRVLVLSAMGSVPLVRAMLRAGVTGVVGKRDSEEDIVAAVRAGLEGREWITPELAGVMAGDARRPRLSDQEERALVLYASGLTLDAVALDLGVKRDTAKKYLDRVKAKYAGAGRPVHTKIDLNREAIRDGLMAPRVPPTAP, encoded by the coding sequence GTGTCCGGGGGCCGGGCGGGCTCGGAGAGCGAGAACCGCCGGCGGCTGGCGGTCGTCGAGGATCATCGGCTGCAGCGGATGCGGACCGTGGAGATCCTCTCCGCGCAGCCGGGGCTGCGGGTGGTCCACGCCTGCGAGACCCTGGACCAGCTCGTCGCGTGGATGGGGGCGGTCGCCGACGCCGGCCGCCCCCATCTGCTGGTCCTCGACCTGTTGGTCGACCGGGGGCCGGAGGCCGATCCCGCCGTCGTCACCCGCCTGGTCGAGGAGGGCGTGCGGGTCCTGGTGCTCTCCGCGATGGGCTCGGTCCCCCTGGTCCGGGCGATGCTCCGCGCCGGAGTGACCGGTGTCGTCGGGAAGCGCGACAGCGAGGAGGACATCGTCGCGGCCGTCCGGGCCGGCCTGGAGGGGAGGGAGTGGATCACTCCCGAGCTGGCCGGCGTGATGGCGGGCGACGCCCGGCGCCCGCGGCTGAGCGACCAGGAGGAGCGGGCGCTCGTCCTCTACGCATCGGGCCTGACGCTCGACGCCGTCGCGCTCGACCTCGGGGTGAAGCGCGACACCGCCAAGAAGTACCTCGACCGCGTCAAGGCGAAGTACGCCGGGGCGGGGCGCCCGGTGCACACCAAGATCGATCTCAACCGCGAGGCGATCCGAGACGGCCTGATGGCCCCGAGGGTGCCGCCGACGGCACCCTGA
- a CDS encoding nucleoside deaminase has product MRAALAEASAALATGDVPIGAVVVDAAGLVVGAGRNVRERDADPTGHAEVVALRAAAAARGEWRLDGCTLVVTLEPCTMCAGAAVLARVDRVVFGAYDDKAGAVGSLWDVVRDRRLNHRPEVIAGVLAEESAVLLEGFFAAQR; this is encoded by the coding sequence ATGCGGGCCGCCCTCGCGGAGGCCTCCGCCGCGCTGGCCACGGGCGACGTGCCGATCGGCGCCGTCGTCGTCGACGCCGCCGGGCTGGTCGTCGGTGCCGGTCGCAACGTCCGCGAGCGCGACGCCGACCCCACCGGCCACGCCGAGGTGGTCGCGCTGCGCGCCGCCGCGGCCGCCCGCGGCGAGTGGCGGCTGGACGGCTGCACCCTCGTCGTCACCCTCGAGCCCTGCACGATGTGCGCCGGCGCCGCCGTCCTCGCCCGGGTCGACCGCGTCGTGTTCGGTGCGTACGACGACAAGGCCGGCGCCGTCGGCTCCCTGTGGGACGTCGTCCGCGACCGCCGGCTCAACCACCGGCCCGAGGTGATCGCCGGCGTGCTCGCGGAGGAGTCCGCCGTCCTGCTGGAGGGCTTCTTCGCCGCCCAGCGATGA
- the thpR gene encoding RNA 2',3'-cyclic phosphodiesterase: MRVFTAVVPPPHAIEHLDAFLEPRRAAADFRWTRPEQLHVTLAFMAAVDEHRVDRYVDRLAESLDGLPPAELSLAGAVVFPNVTEGRVLATGVSGADGADGADVLAQASVRARNAAVACGIEVDGQRFRPHVTVARTGGRFVEMTSWVRLLDTYAGPPWPLASVEVIASHLGEGPRRTPRYETVAEVVL, from the coding sequence ATGCGCGTCTTCACGGCGGTCGTCCCGCCCCCGCACGCGATCGAGCACCTCGACGCCTTCCTCGAGCCGCGCCGCGCCGCCGCCGACTTCCGCTGGACCCGGCCCGAGCAGCTCCACGTCACGCTGGCCTTCATGGCCGCCGTCGACGAGCACCGCGTCGACCGGTACGTCGACCGCCTGGCCGAGTCCCTCGACGGCCTGCCGCCCGCGGAGCTCTCCCTGGCCGGCGCCGTGGTCTTCCCCAACGTGACCGAGGGGCGGGTGCTGGCGACCGGCGTGAGCGGTGCTGACGGTGCGGATGGCGCTGACGTGCTCGCCCAGGCGTCCGTCCGGGCCCGCAACGCCGCGGTGGCGTGCGGGATCGAGGTCGACGGCCAGCGGTTCCGCCCCCATGTGACGGTCGCCCGCACCGGCGGCCGGTTCGTGGAGATGACCAGCTGGGTGCGCCTGCTGGACACCTACGCCGGCCCGCCCTGGCCGCTCGCCTCGGTCGAGGTGATCGCCTCCCACCTCGGCGAGGGCCCTCGCCGTACCCCGCGCTACGAGACGGTGGCCGAGGTCGTGCTGTAA
- a CDS encoding class F sortase: MMHDLRAAVRRPRLLVPAILLAVALAGTVAPEPAGAAERRVRAGVTCTAPSRPFTPTTATIPAIDRSTTVVRVRRTAKGAVGAPPVSKRGKWLLGRDPQARPGEGEGTVIMTAHTWPDGTALGNALLRSLRKGGRVVLGNKAGTEAACYQVTRRKRYAAARVPRKKAFRWWGPEQLVIVVCSGKRLGPGHWSHRTVWYAVPVPVAS; this comes from the coding sequence ATGATGCACGACCTTCGCGCGGCCGTTCGGCGGCCCCGGCTCCTGGTCCCGGCGATCCTGCTGGCGGTCGCCCTCGCCGGGACCGTCGCGCCCGAACCGGCAGGCGCGGCAGAGCGCCGGGTGCGCGCCGGCGTGACCTGTACGGCGCCGTCGCGCCCGTTCACCCCGACGACGGCGACGATCCCCGCGATCGACCGGAGCACGACCGTGGTGCGGGTGCGGCGTACGGCGAAGGGCGCGGTCGGCGCCCCACCGGTCTCGAAGCGCGGCAAGTGGCTCCTGGGCCGGGATCCGCAGGCGCGCCCCGGCGAGGGGGAGGGCACCGTGATCATGACCGCCCACACCTGGCCCGACGGCACCGCGCTCGGCAACGCACTGCTGCGCTCGCTGCGGAAGGGCGGCCGGGTCGTGCTCGGCAACAAGGCGGGGACCGAGGCCGCCTGCTACCAGGTCACCCGGCGCAAGAGGTACGCCGCCGCGCGCGTTCCCCGGAAGAAGGCCTTCCGGTGGTGGGGGCCCGAGCAGCTCGTGATCGTCGTCTGCTCCGGCAAGCGGCTCGGCCCGGGGCACTGGAGCCACCGCACCGTCTGGTACGCCGTACCGGTGCCCGTCGCGTCCTGA
- a CDS encoding DUF7507 domain-containing protein: protein MLTTFGTSPGLMRRGVGVAAVTAMLTCAGLVSTPTALADPAPAPSDSERTTAGAFSFATPDGVCAVDVTIAGAAGGVSIVPNAGETIPADAAGAGAVIRFSVPATPGQVFEGTVGGAGGAGGGGSNGGGDAGAGTHSGGGGGGYTDVSSGGTLLALAGGGGGTGGGHVVDWGHGGSAGVPTGTGVFAGGDGMVGQDDDTTDPGDPSAIRPGGGQGGQTAAPGDGGVHATIPTQSGEAGTGRDGGAGAADPGADTGGGGGGGYFGGGGGASTKGDGAPNHGGGGGGGGASFVDGSVLFDSATLGSHDDGTSGMISLTWQLCEYDLAVTKTSNAQVFEPGVPVQYVVKVTNLGPEPMVAGDTVTITDAIAVGGTLTGVQSSGGGAAFTCTPAVGSPITQDEIDCSRPDAAGDRGLDVGETLTLTYSKALNGGDAVTNTVSVTDRGNPANNTAAATLAPAAPGLALVKKAKPKKITKAGQKVTFTYRVTNTGNIALNPVTVAETRFTGTGKTPKVKCPALPTGLQPGAQVVCTAKYTVTKKDAARGKIVNVAVANGATPGGSQVGSAPSKAVVKGKKKHKLPSPPATGARASVS from the coding sequence ATGTTGACCACCTTTGGAACCTCCCCGGGCCTCATGCGCCGCGGCGTCGGCGTCGCTGCGGTGACGGCCATGCTCACCTGCGCCGGCCTCGTCTCGACCCCGACCGCCCTCGCCGACCCGGCACCTGCCCCCTCCGACTCGGAGCGGACCACGGCAGGGGCCTTCTCCTTCGCCACGCCCGACGGCGTCTGCGCGGTCGACGTGACGATCGCCGGTGCCGCCGGCGGCGTGTCGATCGTGCCCAACGCCGGCGAGACGATTCCGGCCGATGCGGCCGGCGCCGGCGCGGTCATCCGGTTCTCGGTGCCGGCGACGCCCGGCCAGGTCTTCGAGGGCACGGTCGGCGGAGCCGGTGGCGCCGGCGGCGGTGGCAGCAACGGCGGCGGCGACGCCGGCGCCGGCACCCACAGCGGCGGAGGGGGCGGCGGCTACACCGACGTCTCGTCCGGCGGCACCCTCCTCGCCCTCGCGGGTGGCGGCGGCGGCACGGGCGGTGGTCACGTCGTCGACTGGGGCCACGGCGGCAGCGCGGGCGTGCCCACCGGGACCGGCGTCTTCGCCGGCGGCGACGGCATGGTCGGCCAGGACGACGACACGACCGACCCCGGCGACCCGAGCGCGATCCGCCCCGGCGGCGGTCAGGGCGGCCAGACGGCCGCACCCGGCGACGGCGGCGTCCACGCCACGATCCCGACCCAGAGCGGCGAGGCCGGCACCGGCCGCGACGGCGGGGCGGGTGCTGCCGACCCCGGCGCCGACACCGGCGGCGGTGGTGGCGGCGGCTACTTCGGCGGTGGCGGTGGCGCCAGCACCAAGGGCGACGGTGCGCCCAACCACGGGGGCGGCGGCGGAGGCGGCGGCGCCAGCTTCGTCGACGGCTCGGTCCTCTTCGACTCCGCGACCCTCGGCAGCCACGACGACGGCACCAGCGGCATGATCTCGCTGACCTGGCAGCTGTGCGAGTACGACCTCGCCGTCACCAAGACCTCGAACGCCCAGGTCTTCGAGCCCGGCGTCCCGGTCCAGTACGTCGTCAAGGTCACCAACCTCGGCCCCGAGCCGATGGTCGCCGGCGACACCGTCACCATCACCGACGCGATCGCCGTCGGCGGCACCCTGACCGGCGTGCAGAGCAGCGGCGGCGGTGCCGCGTTCACGTGCACCCCGGCCGTCGGCTCCCCGATCACCCAGGACGAGATCGACTGCTCACGGCCCGACGCCGCGGGTGACCGCGGCCTCGACGTCGGGGAGACGCTGACCCTGACGTACAGCAAGGCCCTGAACGGCGGGGACGCCGTCACCAACACGGTCAGCGTGACGGACCGCGGCAACCCGGCCAACAACACCGCGGCGGCGACGCTCGCCCCGGCAGCGCCCGGCCTGGCGCTGGTCAAGAAGGCCAAGCCCAAGAAGATCACCAAGGCCGGCCAGAAGGTGACGTTCACCTATCGGGTGACGAACACCGGCAACATCGCGCTGAACCCGGTCACCGTCGCGGAGACCCGGTTCACCGGCACCGGCAAGACGCCGAAGGTCAAGTGCCCCGCGCTGCCCACGGGTCTCCAGCCCGGTGCCCAGGTGGTCTGCACCGCGAAGTACACCGTCACGAAGAAGGACGCCGCGCGCGGCAAGATCGTCAACGTGGCCGTGGCCAACGGCGCCACGCCCGGCGGCTCGCAGGTCGGCTCCGCGCCGTCCAAGGCGGTCGTCAAGGGCAAGAAGAAGCACAAGCTGCCGTCGCCGCCGGCCACGGGCGCGCGGGCGTCGGTGAGCTAG
- the edd gene encoding phosphogluconate dehydratase, producing MPEILLHPVLADVTRRLTERSAAGRSAYLERVRAAAVRGPARGRLACANLAHGFAASDPPEKAELARGQKPNLAIVTSYNDMLSAHQPYVDYPPVLKDAVIRAGGLAQVAGGVPAMCDGVTQGRDGMQLSLYSRDVIAMSTAIALSHDMFDGTLLLGVCDKIVPGLLIGALSFGHLPAVWVPAGPMTSGLPNKEKARVRQLFAEGKAGREELLEAEAASYHSKGTCTFYGTANSNQLLMEVMGLHLPGSSFVNPGTPLRDALTREAAAVAVRRTRQYDAAPPLGEMVDEKVVLNACVALLASGGSTNHTLHLVAIARAAGILLSWDDLAELSAVVPLLARVYPNGAADVNHFHAAGGIGFLVRTLLDAGLLHEDVETIVGRGLRRYTSEPFLADGELSWRPGPSSSLDEDVLRPASAPFSTDGGLKVVRGPLGTGVVKTSAVAAEHRFVSAPARVFDDQHDFLAAFSAGELDGIDLVAVIRYQGPAANGMPELHKLTPALGVLQDRGQQVAIVTDGRMSGASGKVPAAIHVTPEAALGGPLSRVRDGDLVTLDADAGLLTVAADLAHRTPLGSASSGSAWAGTGRELFAAFRATVGPADEGASIFPVPAAAAPEVPLVRS from the coding sequence ATGCCTGAGATCCTCCTCCACCCCGTCCTCGCCGACGTCACCCGGCGGCTCACCGAGCGCAGCGCGGCCGGCCGGTCGGCGTACCTCGAGCGAGTGCGGGCCGCTGCGGTGCGCGGTCCGGCGCGCGGGCGGCTGGCCTGCGCGAACCTCGCGCACGGCTTCGCCGCCTCCGATCCGCCGGAGAAGGCCGAGCTCGCGCGCGGGCAGAAGCCGAACCTGGCGATCGTGACGAGCTACAACGACATGCTGTCGGCGCACCAGCCGTACGTCGACTACCCGCCCGTGCTCAAGGACGCGGTGATCCGCGCGGGCGGTCTCGCCCAGGTCGCGGGCGGCGTGCCCGCGATGTGCGACGGCGTGACCCAGGGCCGCGACGGCATGCAGCTCTCGCTCTACAGCCGCGACGTGATCGCCATGTCGACCGCGATCGCGCTCTCGCACGACATGTTCGACGGGACGCTGCTGCTGGGGGTCTGCGACAAGATCGTGCCCGGCCTGCTGATCGGCGCGCTGTCCTTCGGCCACCTGCCGGCCGTGTGGGTGCCCGCCGGGCCGATGACCTCCGGGCTGCCGAACAAGGAGAAGGCCCGGGTGCGACAGCTCTTCGCCGAGGGGAAGGCAGGGCGGGAGGAGCTGCTCGAGGCCGAGGCGGCGTCGTACCACTCGAAGGGGACGTGCACCTTCTACGGCACCGCCAACTCCAACCAGCTGCTGATGGAGGTGATGGGCCTGCACCTGCCGGGCTCGTCCTTCGTCAATCCCGGCACGCCGCTGCGCGACGCCCTCACCCGGGAGGCCGCGGCGGTGGCGGTGCGTCGGACCAGGCAGTACGACGCGGCTCCTCCTCTGGGGGAGATGGTCGACGAGAAGGTCGTGCTCAACGCCTGCGTCGCGCTGCTGGCCAGCGGCGGCTCGACCAACCACACCCTGCACCTGGTCGCGATCGCCCGCGCCGCCGGCATCCTGCTCAGCTGGGACGACCTGGCCGAGCTGTCGGCCGTCGTACCGCTGCTGGCGCGGGTGTACCCCAACGGCGCCGCCGACGTGAACCACTTCCACGCGGCCGGCGGGATCGGCTTCCTGGTGCGGACCCTGCTCGACGCGGGGCTGCTGCACGAGGACGTCGAGACGATCGTGGGGCGGGGGCTGCGGCGCTACACCTCCGAGCCCTTCCTGGCCGACGGTGAGCTGTCGTGGCGGCCGGGGCCCTCGTCGAGCCTGGACGAGGATGTGCTGCGGCCGGCATCCGCACCGTTCTCGACAGACGGCGGGCTGAAGGTGGTGCGCGGGCCGCTGGGGACCGGGGTCGTGAAGACGTCGGCGGTGGCTGCGGAGCATCGTTTCGTGTCCGCGCCGGCGCGGGTCTTCGACGACCAGCACGACTTCCTGGCGGCGTTCTCGGCCGGCGAGCTGGACGGGATCGACCTGGTGGCGGTGATCCGGTACCAGGGGCCGGCCGCCAACGGGATGCCGGAGCTGCACAAGCTCACCCCGGCGCTCGGCGTACTCCAGGACCGGGGGCAGCAGGTCGCGATCGTCACCGACGGCCGGATGTCCGGCGCGTCCGGCAAGGTCCCCGCCGCCATCCACGTCACCCCGGAGGCCGCGCTGGGCGGGCCGTTGTCGCGGGTGCGCGACGGCGACCTCGTCACGCTGGACGCCGACGCGGGACTGTTGACGGTGGCCGCGGACCTGGCGCACCGTACGCCTCTCGGGTCGGCTTCCTCAGGCTCCGCGTGGGCCGGGACCGGCCGCGAGCTGTTCGCCGCCTTCCGCGCCACCGTCGGACCCGCCGACGAGGGCGCCTCGATCTTCCCCGTCCCCGCTGCCGCTGCCCCGGAGGTGCCCCTTGTCCGCTCCTGA
- the upp gene encoding uracil phosphoribosyltransferase, protein MRTLVVDHPLVAHKLTVLRDKDTDSPTFRALADELVTLLAYEATRDVRVEPAAIETPVAPTTGTRLAAPRPLVVPILRAGLGMLDGMVRLLPTAEVGFLGMVRNEETLEATTYAERLPDDLSGRQCYVVDPMLATGGTLAAAIRFLVDRGADHITAVCLLAAPEGCARLEEELGDLEIPVTVVTAAMDERLNEKGYIVPGLGDAGDRMYGIAGA, encoded by the coding sequence ATGCGCACCCTCGTCGTGGACCACCCCCTCGTCGCCCACAAGTTGACCGTGCTCCGCGACAAGGACACCGACTCCCCCACCTTCCGGGCCCTCGCCGACGAGTTGGTGACGCTGCTCGCCTACGAGGCCACCCGCGACGTGCGGGTGGAGCCGGCCGCGATCGAGACGCCGGTCGCGCCGACGACGGGGACCCGGCTCGCGGCGCCGCGGCCGCTCGTCGTACCCATCCTGCGGGCGGGGCTCGGCATGCTCGACGGCATGGTGCGGCTGCTGCCGACCGCGGAGGTGGGCTTCCTCGGGATGGTGCGCAACGAGGAGACGCTCGAGGCGACGACGTACGCCGAGCGGCTGCCCGACGACCTGTCGGGCCGCCAGTGCTATGTCGTCGACCCGATGCTCGCGACCGGCGGCACGCTCGCGGCGGCGATCCGCTTCCTCGTCGACCGCGGCGCGGACCACATCACCGCGGTCTGCCTGCTGGCCGCGCCCGAGGGCTGCGCGCGGCTCGAGGAGGAGCTGGGCGACCTCGAGATCCCGGTGACGGTCGTCACCGCCGCGATGGACGAGCGGCTCAACGAGAAGGGCTATATCGTCCCCGGCCTCGGCGACGCGGGCGACCGGATGTACGGCATCGCGGGCGCCTGA